The Candidatus Eremiobacterota bacterium genomic interval CGTACCACCCGCCCTTGAAGCGCGGATCGAGCCGAATCGCTTCGCGCGCGACGCCGTTCTGCGCGATCCCTTGCGCGCGCAGGTGATCGAACGTCCCGACGACGATCGCGTGATTGACCAGCTTGTCGTGCGCGCGCGCCCACTGCAGCGTCTGCTGGCCGCCGAGCGAGCCGCTGATGACGACCGCGAACCGCTCGATCCCGACTGCTTTCAACGCACGCCGCTGCGCCTCGACCATATCCGCGACGGTGACGACGGGAAACCGCGGCCCCCACCGCTGCCCGTCCGACGCGAGCGACGACGGCCCGGTCGAGCCGTAGCACCCGCCGAGCGCGTTCACCCCGACGACGCACCACTCGGCAACATCGAACAGCGCGCCGGTGCCGGCGATCCCGCCCCACCACTCGAGGACCCGCGACGACCCGCTGAGCGCATGCGGCACGAACACGACGTTCGACCCGTCGGGCAGCGGCTCGCGCCCGTAGCGCGTCACCTGCTGCACGACGTTCGGAATCACCTCGCCGGAAACGAGCTCGAGCGCGCCGATCTCGACGTCCTGCTCGATCACGCCGCCTCGAGCGCCTGGCGCAGATCGGCGATGATGTCGTCCACGCTCTCGATACCAACCGACAACCGGACCGCATCGTCACTGACGCCGCTGGCGATCTGATCGGCCGGCGTGAGCTGCTGGTGCGTCGTCGAGGCCGGATGGATCACCAGCGACTTCGCATCGCCGACGTTCGCCAGTAGCGAGAACAGCCGCAGCTTGTCGATCACCGCGCGCGCCATTTCGGCGCCGCCCTTCACGCCGAAGGTGAGGATCGCGCTCGCGCCCTTGGGCAGATACTTCTGCGCCTTCGCGTACGCCGGATCGCCCGGCAGTCCCGGATACCGCATCCAGAGCACCTTCGGGTGCTCGCGCAGAAACTCCGCGACGCGCAGCGCGTTGCTGCTGTGCCGCTCGACCCGCAGCCCGAGCGTCTCCAGCCCTTGCAGCAGCAGGAACGCGTTGAACGGCGAGAGCGCCGCGCCGACGTCGCGCAGCAGCTGCACGCGCGCCTTGATGATGTACGCCAGCGGCCCGACCGCCTCGGTGTACACGACCCCGTGATACGACGGATCGGGCTCGACGAAGTCCGGAAACCGCCCGGACGCCTTCCAGTCGAACTTCCCGGCGTCGACGATCGCGCCGCCGATCGTCGTCCCGTGCCCGCCGATGAACTTCGTCGCCGAGTGGACGACGACGTCGGCGCCCCACTCGATCGGCCGCAGCAGATACGGCGTGGGCAGCGTGTTGTCGACGATCAGCGGCACCCCGGCCTCGTGCGCCACCGTCGCGAACGCTTCGACGTCGAGCACGTCGAGCTTCGGGTTCCCCAGCGTCTCGGCGAAGACGGCCTTGGTGTTCGGCCGGATCGCCGCCGCGACCGCCGCCGGATCGGACGGATCGACCAGCGTCACCTCGATTCCGAACCGCGGCAGCGTGTGCACGAACGCGTTGTACGTCCCGCCGTAGAGCGAGGCCGAGCTGACGACGTGGTCGCCGGCCCGCGCCAGGTTCAGCAGCGAGTACACGGTCGCGGCCTGGCCGCTGGCGAGCGCGAGCGCCCCGACCCCGCCTTCGAGCGCGGCCAGCCGCTGCTCGAACACGTCGGTGGTCGGGTTCATGATGCGGGTGTAGATGTTGCCGAACTCTTGTAGCGCGAAGAGCCGCGCCGCGTGCGAGGTGTCGTCGAAGTTGTACGAGGTCGTCTGGTAGATCGGAACGGCGCGCGACTTGGTCGCGGGATCGCCGCCGTGCCCGCCGTGCAAGGCGACGGTCTCGAAGCCCGGTTGTGCGGCTACAGGGTCCAGGGTGCTGCTCATCGTGGGTCTCCTTCACGAATGCGTAGAGCGCAGAGTGGGGTACGGGTCTACGGTAGGTTGGAAGTCTGAAGAAAGTCGAAAAACAAAACGGCCCCCGCCGGTGTAGGCGAGGGCCGTTGTAGTTTCGTCGAACGCCGATCAGGGCGACGACGATCTACACCGTCCCTCGCGGGCGGCACACATCGCCATCATCGCCATACAGCAGGCGTCCATGTGGGGCACCTTAGCAGACCCGGGCCGGGGCGTCAAGGGGCGAACCGATCACGGGCCACGCCGCGAGCCGCGTCGACGTCCGCTCCACTCCGGATTCGAATCCA includes:
- a CDS encoding homocysteine synthase — translated: MSSTLDPVAAQPGFETVALHGGHGGDPATKSRAVPIYQTTSYNFDDTSHAARLFALQEFGNIYTRIMNPTTDVFEQRLAALEGGVGALALASGQAATVYSLLNLARAGDHVVSSASLYGGTYNAFVHTLPRFGIEVTLVDPSDPAAVAAAIRPNTKAVFAETLGNPKLDVLDVEAFATVAHEAGVPLIVDNTLPTPYLLRPIEWGADVVVHSATKFIGGHGTTIGGAIVDAGKFDWKASGRFPDFVEPDPSYHGVVYTEAVGPLAYIIKARVQLLRDVGAALSPFNAFLLLQGLETLGLRVERHSSNALRVAEFLREHPKVLWMRYPGLPGDPAYAKAQKYLPKGASAILTFGVKGGAEMARAVIDKLRLFSLLANVGDAKSLVIHPASTTHQQLTPADQIASGVSDDAVRLSVGIESVDDIIADLRQALEAA
- a CDS encoding alpha/beta fold hydrolase codes for the protein MIEQDVEIGALELVSGEVIPNVVQQVTRYGREPLPDGSNVVFVPHALSGSSRVLEWWGGIAGTGALFDVAEWCVVGVNALGGCYGSTGPSSLASDGQRWGPRFPVVTVADMVEAQRRALKAVGIERFAVVISGSLGGQQTLQWARAHDKLVNHAIVVGTFDHLRAQGIAQNGVAREAIRLDPRFKGGWY